DNA sequence from the Coffea eugenioides isolate CCC68of chromosome 9, Ceug_1.0, whole genome shotgun sequence genome:
AACCAGCCTGTAcaaagaaatggagaaaaatgGATGCAAACCTAATGCTATTACCTTCCGGCATCTTGCTCTTGGTTGCTTGAAAGTAGGGTTAAGAAATGAAGCTATCAAAACCCTTGAATTGGGAATGGATATTTCAGTGAGCATGAAAGTTAGGAGGTCCACTCCATGGCTAGAGACCACTCTTTCAATACTTGATATTTTTGCAGACAATGGTGATGTTGAAAATGCGGAGAAATTGTTTGAAGAATTAAAGAAAGCCAACTATACAAGGTATACATTCGTTTATAATACATTGATAAAGGCGTATGTTAAGGCAAAACTACATGAACCAAATCTTCTGAAGAGGATGATTCTTGGAGGGTCTAGACCGGACTCTGAGACCTATAGCCTGTTGAAACTCATTGAGCAGTTTCCAAAGTGATTGCCTTTGTAGTGTAAGCCGTTATAATTATTTGCATACGTTGTTGAGCTGATCAAACAGAATTTTATGGATAAGAGATATCTAATGCAAAATCACTTGCTACTAGTTCTGGACCTTTTGTCCCATACGCGCTAAAGTTGGCGGCATGATGCTGCTTAAATGCTTGCTTCTGCTTGTCGGTGGTTATATTTCAGATGCACTCTCAGCTCCATTTTTTAAGACATGCTTACCTCTCTTGACGTAAGCACAAGGATTCTTGAAACTTGTCCACGCTTTCTCCCGAACATTAGACCATTAGACCAAGTACTGCATTTCTGGCTATTACTTCTCTCCTCTTTGCTTAAGCTTTAAGTATTGACCGGCATCCTGCTTAATGCCATTGGGGATGGTATTGAGATTCTGAAGCTGCCACTTTTTGACACTGATTTCAAGGTTGCTTCAAAAATGTTGACGTGGAATAGCATTCACCTTTGTCTCTACTGACCAGTAAGTACAATTATAATTCTAGTTGACAAGTTATTTCCTTTTGATTAATGTTGTATAATTTTAAAACCTTGTGTTTGCTTTATTCATGTAGGTTTAAAATATCTGCACTATGGGTTCTAACAGGCCAATGGAAAGAATCGATTCCTTCATGTCGAGTTTCTTTGACAGAATCTACAAATGCGGCTTTGTAGCTTATATGTACACTCACACCTCACGGATGGGAATGTCACCAGCATAGATAGCGATTCACTTTTTGGGGCATGTCGAGCGGATTTTAACTATCAAAATAATGAAGTTCGATCTGACTTTGATATGTTAGGAACTAATTAACTTAGCAGTCTTGTTATGGAAGTAATGTGAGCTTGTTTAGTCATGGACTTTGTATCTGAACTTTGGGTTTTTAATTTGGGAATTTAGTTATCACATCCgcggcattcagaatttttgcATCTCTGACGGAGATATTCAAAGCCTTCATATTTACAAGGAGTATAGTTACTTTGTCACCTGTGACCAGAGCACATCGAAAAGCAAAAATGTCAAGGTGCCCTATCCTGCCTTGTCTTTCATATTTATGAGTATACTCATATTTTCGTTTATGGGTTTAGCACTGTGAGCAGAAAAAATGCCAGAATGGGTATCCTCCTTCGCTTTTCAGGATTTATTTGATTCCTTAGTGGACACCTTGAATAACATGTGGAGGAAATATGGGGTATTTTGAACTGCTTTTCTGTCACGAACCTTCTAACATTCATGCATACAACAGACATTTAGGTTCTTTAGAGCAACATAAATTTGTAGTCGTAAAAGTAATCACTCTAGTCGATTGGCTGAAATGTAATTGGAGTATAAAACAAAGCAAGGCAGCAGGCCTAAGCGGCCTTCTGATCACCTTGCTATGTGCTAAATCTCATATTTCAACAGAAACAAAACATCCTGAAAAAGTGGATTAGCATGGTTTGGTCCCCAGACGGATAAGCATCTTCTGATGCTGTTATTACTATGTAACATGAGATATGCCTGAGTGTTGCATCACGACCCAAGGCTAGTTCTATGTTTCATGTGAAATGGTTGATAAACTCTGCAGCAGTTGCAATAGCACTACCTGCAATGGCATCCATCACAATCTTGTCTTTGTTCTTGTTACTAGCTGCTGATATTACAGCTCCTGTCAATGCACCCCCAATCATTGCATTCTTCTGCAAATGGACAAATGAAACAAGCAAAACAGCTTAAAACGACCTTATAAACAGAACAAATTCACTGTACAGAAAGATCTTATAAGAAAGAATGCTTAGACTGTGAAATCCAGCCAAATCAAAACAAAACATGTCAATGCAGACAAGAATTAGGACAGATAGTAGGTCAGAGCTCTTGGATGCTTCTGAAACTGAAAATAAGCATATTGCAGCTTGTCCACCCCGTCAAATGTTGCCAATTGTTATGAAGCGATAACCATTTGTATGTCTAGTAGTGTTCTGTGACATCTTTTGCCTGTCGCCATTATTAATCTAAGCGGGAAACATGCCTACTTGTATTCAGTGTTATACCACATTTACCCATTCTGAACTAAAAAGGGGTGATTGGAAGCCAACCGCTGTCCTATCCTACAGGCTGAAAGAAACATGGACATTGATGCATGAAGACAGATTCTCATGTGAATGTACAAAAAAGATTTAGTTGAGAGATTACCCAATCTCTAACACCCCGAATCCTCTCTACACCATCCTCCAGTCCAACGTACACTCCAGCTACGGTTCCTGTAAGCGAAATGAAGATATGAACTTCAACTGATTGTCAGTCAGTAAAGCAAACCAGAATAGTCTGTTGTCTCTTGTCTGAGTGATCTCCTGTCACATATGTAACAGAAATTTCAAGTGACACTCACCCCAGTATGCTCCTTCCTTACACATTTTCTTCAACTGAAAAACACAGGAAACTCATTTGCATTAGAAACGTGACCAACTGCAGCCATTCAGCATACATCATATACAACAAAAGAATCCTCAGAATGCTAGTAAAATACGGTATACATGGCTGCATGATTCTCACAATGTCTCAGTGTTAACTCAGAAATTGACCGCCATTTCCAGTGATTTTTATAGTTTTGCTAGATATATAACTAATTATCCCGCGTCTTGACTGTCCTCTTGTCAAAAGTGTCAGACAAATTCAGCAAGACTACCAGTATCATTACAAGTACTCAACCTCAAACAAAACTGAAATCAAATTCACCTGTTTAGCCATGCTTTTCAATGACAGAAACTATAGATGTAAGAGACAGAATGGTTCCTAGAATCTTACCGAATCCTCAAACTTATGATGAGAAATACTCCCTGCATAATAAACCATGtcaaaccaaaaagaaaaaagctgcAAGAAATTCTCTTTAATGTATGTATTTGTCGCATGCGCAACTTAAATTTACTAAATACCTACATTATCATATATAGTTactaattattaaataaaataatgctgtcATTACCATAAGGGCCTATAGCATTAGCAATAAAAAATTTGCATTATttagataataataaaaaattttattatctaaatatattaaattttttctaatcaagtttAATTATGCAAGGTAATTTGCATTATTTcgataataataatttttttattatctaaatatattgaattttttctaatcaagtttAATTATGCAAGGTAATATGCATTATTTAGATaagaataaaattatttttttattatctaaatatattacattttttctaatcaagtttAATTATGCAAGGTAATTTGCATTATTTcgataataataaaatttttttattatctaaatatattaaattttttctaatcaagtttAATTATGCAAGGTAATTTATACTTTGACAATTTGCccaattcaattttttgtttaacTAACTGCaacaaactcattttttttttttactttttctaattaatttacCTAAAATCATTTTAACCAACATAATTGAGAtacatgaaaataaataaattacatttATGATCATTAAAATGTATCCAAATAATCACTACATATTTTCTAACTAAAATTTAGATAAGAGACtactaatacaaattaatcATATACTTAATAATATGTAAAAAGTGTCAAAATGCATTACTTAAATTTACAAATATCTAAATATCATGTCTGAATGCtaagttaaaaaaattaaaattgataagttattttgaaaaaagataCGGACCTTTTGACTGATGCTTGGATTTAAGATTAGGAACCTAATCTCTTAATTACTTGGGCCAAAGCTGGACTTTACATGCTTCtaatttttccttcaatttttttccCTATGGCTGGGTTCGGTACAAAAGCCCATCTCCTGTTTAGTGCAGCCGCAAGTCCTCCAATTTGTTTAGTGCACTTGCGGATTCTTCCCTTCGGTTTGTTTAGTGCAGCCGCAAGTCACTGGATTCTTCCCTTCAATTTTAGCCATTTCTTCCTCTGACTCttcccttcattttttttcccaatttccGTTGATCAGTTTTTTCACCTCCTTCACGGCCAGATAAGGTGGAAATTGAAGAGCCGGCCGTCACCTTTactctttcttttgctttctctTTCCCGCTATTGTTGTCTTCCTCCAACAGCCTGCCATCACCTCTGTTTTGAGCCGCAGCCGGACGATGAATAAATTGCAGAACCGATCGGCTTGTTTCTCCAGTCGGCCGTCAC
Encoded proteins:
- the LOC113782891 gene encoding outer envelope pore protein 16, chloroplastic-like → MVYYAGSISHHKFEDSLKKMCKEGAYWGTVAGVYVGLEDGVERIRGVRDWKNAMIGGALTGAVISAASNKNKDKIVMDAIAGSAIATAAEFINHFT